TATATTTAATTACAAATATTCCAAAGACAATATATCAAAAGTTGAAACTGAGGGGATAGGAACATTAAAAGTTATGTAATTCTGAAATAGCacattccagagaggctgattTTATCAGAAATTTAGACaagaagaggttcaccactctttgagagactgcatgagcaaatgttctctctgtctcttcagggtaaaattgcaaagaaattggggatttcatcatcttcagaatataatataattaaaagAAGCAGAGGATCTGGAGAAATCAGCTCAAAAAGGGACAAGGCCAATAACAGATCTGGCAGTGATCTTCAGGCcatcaggcagcactgcattaaaaatacagacatggctctggagtggaaatcactgcatgggctcaaaatcattTCCAAAagccattgtctgtgaacactgttcatcactgcatccacaaatgcaagttaaaaatgtaacatgcaGACAGGAAACAATAGATTCACAATCCGAAAACATTAGTGTATCCTCTGGACTGAACCCATTTAAGGAGTGTGGAGAAGTGGAAAACTCTCCTATGGTCTGTTGAAACCAATTTTtggcattctttttggaaatcatgacGCTCTGTTCTCTGCTCCAAAGAGAGAGTCTTCCCTTGCAGATCTTAAAAGAGTTTAGAGAGTGTTGTTTATAGAAGTGGGATGCAACACAATGGGAAACATGACCCTGTCCAAGCTGTTTTGAAACGTGCTGCTGTCATCAAATTTAGAAATTTTGCATGTTctcataaaacaaatgttttcagcTTCAACATTagacatgttgtctttgcactgttttctgGTTTTGAATTATTTGCAAAacatcaaaatgtgtttttattcatattttatacagcgtCCAAACTTTTTCGGAATTGGGGTTTGACATTATAAGTTCTAAATGTGCATTTCCTTTGCTGCATACATCAGTGCTATTTGATAAACATGCAGACTGATCCTACTGCGTTTTGATGATGACTAAGACAAAAAACTCAGACACTTGACATTTATGATCCTTTATTTAATATCTAAAAAATAGCTTGAAAGCTGATGATTCACTCTAGAAGATCACTACATGTcaataaaacacagcaaacagacaaaaaataaataacatttaaaataatgattacAATCAAGTTTTTAAGGTTTTGAAGAGATCAACAATCATACAAAATCTATTCATCACTATTCATTGTTTGTTTGGGATAATTGTAAGACATTGTGGGATACTTATACATCTACATGTAAGAGTTAGGATGTGAATAggcctgtttgtgttgttgaggATTTACGTTATCAAGTAATGAAGATGTGCAAGTAACAGAGAGTAGAAACCTTATTTGTGCGTGTTTTCAAGGAATGATTAGTGGCcagcttctcttctctttcagaCCCCGAGTCTAAacaggtgtgttgtgtgttcatAAAAATCTTTATTAAGCTTTATACTCAATAGTGTATTATAtgaaagcaatagaatgagaggGCGATTTGGTTTTTGAAACCTACAGTTAGAAAATATTGATTATATGATAACCACTATGTCTATCCCTGTGGTTAGACAACAGAAAGTATATAATGTATGTTGAAAATAACGTTTGTGAGGAAAACTCAATCACATATACGTGTATGAAATTAATCATTTATGACATGGTATGCAAATCTTGAAGTTTAAGTTTGAGTCATATGAAGCATTTTATCACTTTAATTTGTTCACTTGCAAAACCAAATTTGAGCCAGGATTATATTAATCATAAATAATTCCTTTTATAGATGCCAATAATGATTTGGATGCAGTTTAAATGTCAAACAGACTTCTGCCTTTGTTTATATGCAAATAGAGAGGCAAGGAGCATGTTCAGTTAATCTACAACCAGAGACTAATCTCTTACTTGTCGTGGGGGCTGTTTTATTGATGAATGGTCCTCTTGTTTGGAGGATTAGTGCACTTCTACTCTGGATATAGAGCACACTGAGGACCTTACTAAGCATGACCAGACATCAGTGCATGTAAACACTTTAACATGTTATTGACAGGCGCTTTGCGAGGGAGATAAATGTTCTGTCTGcagacccagagagagagaggtcacaAGTATCGGAAATATGTGACCCCTGTCCTCTGCTGTAACCTTTATgctagtttttgttttgtagatACAGTTTTGGTCCTTCTCTCTCGACAAAGCTAAGATTGCTGCATTTGTTGACTTGTAACTTATATTGTGTTTTGGCTGTAAGAAAAGGAATGCTGCCTGGCTAAAATGATGATGCTAATATGCAATGATGCCtttcctttaaagctgctaGCAACAGTTTATTTATAGGAATGTTTATATTATAAGACTGCATTGAATCAGTTTAGTACTTGTATCATGGATGTCTGAGTATAGGAAGTGTTCCTTTTTAAATGCTGCTCTCTAAATAAAAGTCATCCCCTACTTCATAAAATTAATTTTCAATGACCCAATGAAACCAGACAAATCATGTGTTTGCTACTGAAGAAACCGAGTCCAATGCAATTACTCTGTGACATTATGAGCACTCTAAGCTGCTTCTCCTGAGAGGAACTCACTGTTCCTTCACAAAATACAACTGCAGAAACAAAGGACAACAAATACAGGACAGATGCTCACAAAGAAATATGGCTATACCACTgatcaaaacacaacacacacacacacacacacacacacacacacacacacacacacacacacacacacacacacacacacacacacacacacacagaaacacacacgtacactcacagacagaaaacatttgGGTACCTGTGAGAAACCACTAGGACAGAACGAGTGTGTAATTATTGAATGCTTAGTTTATTTGGACTTGTTCTCAATTTGAGGCACATCAATCTTTTCCCCAGTCAGGAACTGCCAGATGCCTCCTCTGTAGTTCTCATTTCCCAAAGCGTACAGGAAGACGTTGAAGGTGGGAGAGGTCTTGGCCAGGATGGGAGCAATCTGCAGAGACAGGTGCAAAGAAGGTTGTAAGTGCAGGGTTACAGATCTGCTATATCACAGTTTAAAGCTGATTCATGCTAACAGCTTTGTGTTGaatttctcttcttttaagaAGGAAACAGCAGCATGGAGATTTATATGTTTCTAGAACCACTCTTTACTTCTTCTCCACCTGTTATCAGCTTCACAACAACACTCAATACAAATCACATGTCACtgaatgagccaatcagaggagcAGGACTGAAGCCTGTAAACCTAAGGAAAATCACAGAAGTGGCTTCAGCAAATTataattactactactactgctactactagtactactagtactactagtactactactactactactaataataataataataataataataaacacacatatatatatatatagcaatatatatataataacaatcataattttttataataataataacagtgatAAGTAggcctattattattattattattattattattattattatattgttattaaatattattacaGATAAATATATGCTGAAGAAACTAATACACATGTAAATAACAACTGCTTTAAACACTAAACGATGTAACTATTTCCCTGTATAAAGTCTTTTCAACATATTTCTATGACTTTCTTTGAATATATGATGTAATTGTACCTCTTAAGCCTCAAACCTATCAAAAATAGAGGTTATTCTGGTGGTTTTATTAGTGGAAAAATGACAAAATCCCAATAAAAAGTGGCATTTGTGTTGCTTGTGAAGAGACAGCTGcacacacagttttaaaaaaagttcacACTACACAAGCTGacttaaaatatttgaaatgtctTATCTTTTAATGTATAATTGGTTTAATTTGCAGTTTATATAAGCTGCATTTCTAAATGATTCGAGTTTTAGTGCACATGTATAAACCTGCTATACTCACCATCCTAAGCTTGGGGGAGACCAGGTTGGCGTTCTCAACTGCGGCGTAGAAAGCCAGGACGCCATAGGGGCCCCAGCAGAACAGCATGGTCTTCAGAGGAGTGTTGGGGTTAAACTACAGAAGGGTGgatgagagagaaggaaagagcaAAGAAGGAGGGATAAACatagaaagaaatgaaaagaggggaaaacagaatgagagagagagagagagagggagagagagagagaggatcagaACAAGAATGATTAGTTACCGTTCAGCCATAAGGAGTGAAGAAAAAATGCTTTGTGTCATGAGGTTTTTTTACTCCAGGGCGAGTCACACGCCTGGGATAATGACTGAGAGGAAAACAGCATCTGTGTGTGAAGAAAGATTCGAGCTAGCAAACAGAAAGAGTGAGAAGTAAAGGAGCAGGTTGCTGCATGCCAGGGGTCAAAATAGGCTTACTATTAGTCAGAGTTAAGACCTACAGAGAGAAAATTAACCCCTAAGCTCAAACATCACCTTCTTATTTCACATCTTCTTTCAAAGTTCTTTTAACATTGGTAATTATCCACACTGTCTTTTAGTATCATATTTCAATTTATGTACCGAATATTCTGAGTTCCCCTGAAGTTTCAGGATGCTTAGAACAAGTGAATTATTCATACCCACAACTTCATGTTCTAGGCTGAACTTTCCAAATACATTTTCCATTGCTTAGACATAAAATTCAACATTAAGCACCTATGCATATCTAAGATAGCTTTAATTGAATTCCAAACTGTCCTCAATACTCAGTATTAGCACATTTACACTCAGTATTGAAGCTACCCAAACTAACACTGAGTTAAACTCACTACATCATGATTTCATGGCTGCACTTTACATTAAATTATCCAGAGTTTAGACATGCAGAGTGAAATTTAACTCCTTAACATAAGGTTCAACTTCTTTATGCATCTCTTCAGTGGTTTTAATTATATTTCCTGCTGTCAAACAGTGTCATATGGCTTTTCTCAACCCTGTTTTAAAGCAATTTGATGGTGAAACAAGATAAATTCAAACCCACAACTTTTTGTTTACGGGAGCACTTTCTATGAAATGTGCTCAATAAGCCTGACttattttgcatattttaaatctttaagaTCTTCACTAAAGTTCAAATAAAGTTCTGCTGGTTTGAGCATAGTTTGGCTGCACATCACATGTTAAATTGAGAGTGAGTCCTGCCCTGACAAGACGCTTCCAGAGGCATTCGAGGATATTCACACACTAACATCTGACACGACTTCTCAGCCCTTCCTGACAATAAGACATGTCTGAACAATTAAATCCCTGCAGGTGCTTATAGCACACATGTCATGTGCTTGACATATTGGGTAGACATTACATAattgcatttttcttctttctttttttttgcggAGACCTCTGTCTTTCCTCTGCAGCCTTTGTGCTTGTAATGAACGTGTCTCCGTCTAACGCAGATGTGTGTGAGTAATGGGCTTATGCAACGTAGAGTGAGGCAGCATGATTTGCCCCTGAGGAACACAACTATTGAACTTCATTCATAGATacagtttgttttcagagagTGGCTACTGTCAGAAATCCGAACTAAAGAGCCTGGCTTCCCCCTGTGGCAGTGACCTATATATGTCATAGGCTGCATGCTGCCCATTCACTGTCTGATTTGCTTCTCTGAAAGGGACCACGTGAGGGACTTACTCAAAGGAGGGGTGGAATAGATGTTAGTACAGGGAGGAATTTTTATGATTAATTGCTATGAATGTCTCTAAATAAAgcataaaatgaattaaaaattgTTAAGGATTTGAGCATAAGGTTCAATTGATCTGTTAGATACTGCAGCCAGTTTCTTGGGTTTCAAAGGAATCTCTAAATTCCTCTTGATCGTGCATGTGATTAAATGGTAGATTAGAGCGCTGAAGCAAAAAGTAGCCTGTCCTTCTCTGTGCTGCTAGTACAACTCAAGTTTCAGACCTCAGTGTTAATACAAGCATAACTTTATACTTCTGTTCCTGTGACTTTAGCTTATTGAATGCTTTTTTTGCGATGACAAACAAtggacacaaaaataaaacacaagtggACAATAAGTTCAATAAgcaaatttaaagtgttttccTTACCCTGGGGTTTCCACTCTTCTTGAATTTCTGTGCGATGGACTGGTAGGAGGACATGACAACAAACATCTGGATGGCCATGTTGAAGATAGCCATGGGGATCAGGTAAGACACGTAGTTTCTGTGGAGGAAAAATGTGCATTAAAGTCTCAGTATAAACCACCCACTATAGAGGATTGAAGACACATACTTATtgatggctgtgtgtgtgtcaggcagTGTTTGCATGTAACCAGTACCTGTCTCCCTTGGTGTAGTCCAGGGTGCAGCAGGTCCTGAGGGGTTCGTAGTCGTACTCTCCCCATCCGATGAGAGGCATGGCGGACCAGAAGGCGGTGAAGAGCCAGAtgaacacagacagagtgatggCACTGCTCCACTGCAGCTTTGTCCCTGAAAAGAACAAGGTAACAACATTCATCGATACTTTTACTCTCCTTTACTTGAACACCTCTGACAATGTGAATGCAAGCGTCGCTGCATGTTTCATTCTCATTCTGGGAGAGATCACACTACTGCTGCAAGAAGAAGCGTAAAAACCTTGGGTAATCATTGTTAGGTGTTAAGTCGCCTCATCTCCTACGTGGATCCTGCTGGTAATGGTGGCTAAAAATAGCTTTAGGGCTGATTTTCTACCCCACAAAGAAAAGTGACTACTAACACTCAAGCCTCCCAGGTTTCAGTTTTAACACTGTTGGCTCATCAGCTTGTAATAACAGCTCTGTTATCTTTATCATGGCGATCAGAACAATCAGTGACATATTCAAAGACATCAGTCCACTTGTTGATCAGCTGGCCTCTTCAGAATGGCAGCCCGTCTTAAGATCATGAACAAAATGAATGCtttctttgtgtatgtgtgggaaAGGAAGTCTGTACCCTGCAGATAGAAGTACAATGTATGTGGTTGTAGTTGTGCTTTAGCTGCTGTGCTTTGCAGGTCAAGGTTGACTTACTGGTGCAATACTGGTGGTATCTGTCCCAGGCGATGGCGGCTATGAAGTGGATGCTGGCGAGAGCTGTGACGAAGCCCTGGAAACCGTGAGTCTGGCATCCGTCAGAGCCATAAGGCCAGTATCTGTAAACACAGGATGTGTACGTACATAGATTAATATACtcatagaaaaataatactaaaatgGTTCCTACAAGATGTGCTAAATATGATCATGTTCATACATAGTGACAGAAAAGCAAAAAGCAATCAATCAAGTACCTATTTCAGTACATAGACCTCTATTTAAAGCATGGGTAATAAAATTAATAGACAATGTAATCACTCATGGGCatatttaaagaataaataataaaaaataagactCTATATAATCCCTGGAATAGAATCTCTCATCTCCTGATTACAGCCTCACAATCCTGTGCTCATAATGACAGCCTGGATCAGCCTATTGACCGCTCCCCCTGCACCCTGCTGCCCTGATTGCTCCTCTAATACTTAAAGGCTGCAGCTCCAGGTCGATGATTCCCCTCGAGGGCAGATATTACAGTTATATCTACGGTATCATTTGCGCACTACATTTCATTTTGGCCACTGTACACCCCGACCTTGTGAAAGGAAGTGGCGATTACATCACTCACCTCAGGAAGCTGGAGAAAGCGGCGATGGTAGCGTTCATGGAGATGCCACAGTCAGCTAACGCTAAGCTGAAGACGAGGAAATTGCTGGGGGTCCTCAGCTCCCTCACTTTGAGGAAAGCGACGATCGTCACCATGTTTAAAAAGAAGCCCAGCAGACCTTAGATGGAGGAGAAATAAGCGGTTATGATCATGAATGGAGAAAGTGTTTACGCCGGGGTAAATGGTGCGCAAAGCGATGTTTACTGCGCCAAATGTTGCACCGTGACATTTTACAATcaggttgtttgtttacagtctgtACATGGACGTTATTCTGTGattacacaaagaaaaaacacagatccTTCCGTATCATAACAAAACAGGCTGATGTCAGTGACCGGCTCGTGTCAGCTCCTGTCATAGGTGGATGATCCAGTGGGTTCAGCCCTCGCAGGATTTGGTTGAATTCcagcacaaaacaaaaaacactcacCCTCCACCAGCAGACATGATCCCAGGGAGAACACATCAAAATCGGTGAAGCCATCCGGTAATGGGTATGATGAGACCATCCTGAAGCCGATCTGACAATAACCCCAAGGTGCAGCTGTCACAGACTTTTCACTCCTCGCTCCTGCTCGTTTACGATGTGCCTGAATGAGAGTGAAGGGAAGCCCGCTTTTAAAGGGCCATTTCACGTGAAAAGCATGCCCTCCATTATGTAaagcccccctctctctgtcgcCCCAATCCGTGCAGGAATGCCTTAATGAACAGAACCACACAAACCGCAGCCCTTAATGCGTATTTGCCCACCGCAACAGCAAAGCCCTCAATTAGTTACACAACAAGCCTTTGTGTGTCCGCGCCCCGGTGAGGATGCAGCCGCTGCTGATGTCAAACGACGACGAGACACGTTCGTTGCAGCCAGCTGCTCCGCGTGGCTTTAAGGAGACACAACAGGTGTCTGTAGAGCTGCAGCACCCCGccattcacaaaaacacacccatTTCTTAAGAAAATAACAGCCTCTTACCATGACACTAACACAACATTTATTCTTATACATGTATGGTTCTGCCACAGGGTCTGCATGACTTTGATTGATGTCACACCAACAGGCCActgctaaaaataaacatgtaaataagTGTGGAGACGTGGAGTTGGTGTTTTTACCTGCAGGCAATAATAATGATGACAAATCCTGCGTTTTTCCAGATAATTTGACTCTATCTTTTAGTAATTTAGAGGAGAATAACTTAAAGTCATATGCATTGAGTGTGATGtgttttaacagtcaaacaaaGGGCTTATTGTCACTACAGAGGATCCATGTCAGTGTTTTTGATTGCATCTTTATTTATCACTCCTCCCACGTGACAGGACTCTTTCCCAACCAttgtttctgaaaatgaacacatCAGCATTTATTTCGTTGTCATTTTCCAGGAAATCAAACTTCTGACAGACACACTGACCCCTAGAGATTAAACCAACTGTGTTGTCTGCCcaaaatggaaaaaacaaaTAGCTTTTTTAGGAAAGGCAGGCACAACAAGAATCAAATAAAAGCTCAGTTCAGTCTAGAGTTTCATGTGTGATAGGGGCAAACCTGCTGTGCAATAAAAGCCTATGTTCTTATTCTGCTTAAGTCGACTGCCATGCATGTTAATGACATGAAATCCAGCCATCATGGTAAGCATACAATGGATTTATAATGCAGGTTCATGCAGTTGCAACATCAATTGAAGCTTTTCATGCCACATAGGGTTAGAGGGGACACAGGCCTGAGATTGTGCGGCCAAAGTCTGTCTCAACCGTGGGATTATAAGATCAGAGAACTTGAGAAACATGGGTAAAAATATGTAAGGCGTAGTAATCATACGTTTGGGGCAAAAGGTCTagaatttgtttaatttttttatttagggACACTCAAcatcctttaaaaaatgttaattatgaAGACATTTCTTCCAAATTCATaagaaaaattataaaaattgGGATTATTATGAGCATGGGGAGAAATTAAGTTATTTTGTTTATCTCATGATGTTGAAAGATAAATCAAcatgtctttattggcctcaaCAAGACTTTAATATTGATGTTGTCTCATTTTTGCATTGCTTAattgcaaataaaaatgtggttgcactgagaaaaaaaaactgagaacaCTTTGCTTTCAATATGCAGGAATGATCTAAAACAACTAAGAAATTGTGACACAATTAAGTAATGTTTAGAGGATTTTTCGTGACTCTTTCTCCTGAAATTGTTCATACACTGAAGTTCTAAACTAACACTTGTAATACCTTgctttatttttgttcagtcaTCCTGGCATGACCCCCATTCTATCAGTACTTCAGCATTCACCTGCTCTAATGTTATATTTGCACACTAAGAATGACATTGCACCTTAAATGAAGTTCAGCCAGCATACAATGGTCATACAATGTATAAGGAAGGCTTTATTACCCTCAGTAAATGAGATTAACTGCTTGAGAGAAATAAGGAATGTTTAAGTTTTAAAACACGAGGGAGCATGATTGCTCAACACGTTAGAGCCTCTTTACAGACCTGCACCAACTTAAACCATACATACTGAAAACCTGTGACGGCAGAGGATTTTAACACTGAAAGGTTAAAGTATTGAACATATGAAAGGCTACTGTGAAGTACTCTAATATTATTAGACATCCTACTAAAATATTTACACTTAACAGATTGAAGAATGAAGTGTATCCAAGGCTTTTTATGCCCTAACCTTTTCGAACTTAATGCCTCTGTTACTCTATTATGAACCAATTAATCTCTCTTGTAGCTGTTCTTTTATACTCAAACTTCAACCAGACTCTCTGTGCTAAATGTGGGTCAGAATTTAAAGTGGGCTCCTGCTGCCAAGTCAAACACAAAGTCaattcagctctgtgtttcGTCATCGCTGCATGCCAGCGTCAGCATCCTTTGTAGTACCAGCCAAGTGTAACACTAAACTTCCAGTGTGATGGGAACTGTGCCAGCTCACTCATGTATTGACTCAAACTGCAAAACAAAAGCTTTACAATCGGAGGAATTTATTACTGGTAATATGGGATTGTATCCAAATGGACTACTGATGTGAAATCTAAGACCAGCATCATCAGTCTAATCCATTCAAACTGATCAAACATAAATTTCTGTTAGCGCTACTGTTTTTCTCTCATTCCAACCagttgcatgtttgttttttggagaCTTCTTTAATCTGTAAGTGAAACTTATTGACATGAACATAAACTGAAAACAGCACAATAAAAGAGTCAAAAGGGGGATTCATAACACAATGTTAAGGAAAAGTGCATGTCCAATACTTTATCATTTGTTTTGCACCACTTTCCATGTCCTTTATTCTAATCTAATTTTCAGCAATGAAGCAAGTTTGAAATGCTGATGTAACTCTCTGTTGCAGAATGCCCAATCATCCTAAACCAGCAgagttattttgttttctcttattTTGTATGAAACAATATGTTGATCTTTTTGTGTAAATCATAGTCTCTTTAAATGCTTTCAAaatcttgttttattattgttatttgtggttgttgttgaaatgatataatgtattttctttaatcCAGACGGATAACAGATacataaaatgttaagtgaaCATCTGTTGAGTGGCCCCAAGATAGCAGCCACAGGCTATGATATAGGGGCCACCTTGTGGTAAAACATAGTGCTGTCCACTTACAGATTAACAGTCACGGCAGGGCTCAAATGGACAAGCTACAtttgagagacagaaaaaaagaatccaAACATCACGGTGGATTATGACCATTTCGGAAGTGT
This genomic interval from Notolabrus celidotus isolate fNotCel1 chromosome 4, fNotCel1.pri, whole genome shotgun sequence contains the following:
- the rgra gene encoding retinal G protein coupled receptor a isoform X2, with amino-acid sequence MVSSYPLPDGFTDFDVFSLGSCLLVEGLLGFFLNMVTIVAFLKVRELRTPSNFLVFSLALADCGISMNATIAAFSSFLRYWPYGSDGCQTHGFQGFVTALASIHFIAAIAWDRYHQYCTRTKLQWSSAITLSVFIWLFTAFWSAMPLIGWGEYDYEPLRTCCTLDYTKGDRNYVSYLIPMAIFNMAIQMFVVMSSYQSIAQKFKKSGNPRFNPNTPLKTMLFCWGPYGVLAFYAAVENANLVSPKLRMIAPILAKTSPTFNVFLYALGNENYRGGIWQFLTGEKIDVPQIENKSK
- the rgra gene encoding retinal G protein coupled receptor a isoform X1, which produces MTDIYRGTDLTVYAHRKRAGARSEKSVTAAPWGYCQIGFRMVSSYPLPDGFTDFDVFSLGSCLLVEGLLGFFLNMVTIVAFLKVRELRTPSNFLVFSLALADCGISMNATIAAFSSFLRYWPYGSDGCQTHGFQGFVTALASIHFIAAIAWDRYHQYCTRTKLQWSSAITLSVFIWLFTAFWSAMPLIGWGEYDYEPLRTCCTLDYTKGDRNYVSYLIPMAIFNMAIQMFVVMSSYQSIAQKFKKSGNPRFNPNTPLKTMLFCWGPYGVLAFYAAVENANLVSPKLRMIAPILAKTSPTFNVFLYALGNENYRGGIWQFLTGEKIDVPQIENKSK